Proteins from one Nitrospirota bacterium genomic window:
- a CDS encoding nicotinate phosphoribosyltransferase yields MFHTARPQDIIDGAITDVYFERTMAVLRAKGINKRVKAEFIAKSLPGQWPWAVLAGLEEALFLLKHLPVKVRAMQEGSVFYPYEPVIEIEGRYQDFCVYETALLGLICQASGIATKAARFKKLAGERLLISFGARRMHPILAPMIERNAYIGGCDGVSVVKSAELIREDPMGTMPHALIICFGSTLDAVKAYDEVLAPGIRRVALIDTFQDEKFECLNIAEALGERLYAVRFDTPGSRRGNFYRILEEARWELDLRGYRQVKFYVSGGIREEDVPGLNPLVDGYGIGTSISDAPVVDFAMDIMEVEGQPLAKRGKWSGSKRVLSCSSCGMRKITPFETGELPCPCGGAFRDELIPAMDNGRQLIDAPPPAELRKRVLGNVKGLPLE; encoded by the coding sequence ATGTTCCATACCGCGCGACCCCAGGATATCATCGACGGCGCAATAACCGATGTCTACTTCGAGCGCACCATGGCGGTGCTCAGGGCAAAGGGAATAAACAAGCGGGTCAAGGCCGAGTTCATCGCCAAGAGCCTTCCCGGTCAGTGGCCCTGGGCAGTGCTGGCGGGTCTCGAAGAGGCGTTGTTCCTGCTGAAGCACCTCCCGGTAAAAGTCAGGGCCATGCAGGAAGGATCGGTCTTCTATCCCTATGAGCCGGTCATCGAGATAGAAGGCAGGTACCAGGACTTCTGCGTCTACGAGACCGCCCTCCTCGGCCTCATCTGCCAGGCCTCGGGGATCGCCACGAAGGCTGCACGCTTCAAGAAGCTGGCCGGCGAGCGCCTGCTCATCAGTTTCGGTGCGCGGCGCATGCACCCGATCCTTGCCCCCATGATCGAGCGCAATGCCTATATCGGCGGCTGCGACGGCGTTTCGGTGGTGAAGTCGGCGGAGCTCATCAGGGAGGACCCGATGGGTACCATGCCGCATGCCCTGATCATCTGCTTCGGCTCGACGCTGGATGCGGTCAAGGCGTACGATGAAGTCCTCGCGCCGGGCATCAGGCGCGTGGCCCTCATCGACACCTTCCAGGACGAGAAATTCGAGTGCCTGAATATCGCCGAGGCGCTGGGAGAAAGGCTCTATGCCGTGCGCTTCGACACGCCGGGCTCCCGGCGCGGCAACTTCTACCGCATTCTCGAGGAGGCGCGGTGGGAGCTCGACCTGCGGGGCTACCGGCAGGTCAAGTTCTACGTCAGCGGCGGCATAAGAGAAGAGGATGTGCCGGGCCTGAACCCCCTCGTCGACGGGTACGGCATCGGCACCTCGATCAGCGACGCTCCGGTGGTCGACTTCGCTATGGACATCATGGAGGTCGAGGGGCAGCCGCTCGCCAAGCGCGGCAAGTGGTCCGGCAGCAAGCGCGTGCTCTCGTGCAGCTCCTGCGGAATGCGGAAGATCACTCCTTTCGAGACGGGCGAGCTCCCCTGCCCTTGCGGCGGCGCGTTCCGGGATGAGCTCATCCCGGCAATGGACAACGGCAGACAGCTCATCGATGCGCCGCCCCCTGCCGAGCTGCGGAAGCGCGTGCTGGGGAACGTGAAAGGGCTGCCGCTGGAATAA
- the rlmB gene encoding 23S rRNA (guanosine(2251)-2'-O)-methyltransferase RlmB, with protein MRDRDTKGEWIYGINPVTESIRSGRKINAVYVQGQLQRHGHIAGIVDAAKAKGIPVKTESREFFDARFQKGHQGVAALVGRKETIAVEELLEIPAQKGEQPFFIILDGIEDPRNFGAILRVADAAGAHGVVFQSRRSAGITPVVSKASAGALEHIPLVEAVNIKHAMEKMKRADITLIGAEADAPVTLWEVDLTVPLALVVGSEGEGVRRTVRDLCDLVVKLPMRGVVNSLNVSVAAGILSYEVLRQRARA; from the coding sequence ATGAGAGACAGGGACACGAAAGGCGAATGGATCTACGGCATCAATCCCGTTACCGAGTCTATCAGATCGGGGCGGAAGATCAATGCGGTGTATGTGCAGGGGCAGCTCCAGCGTCATGGACATATCGCGGGCATCGTCGATGCGGCGAAAGCGAAAGGTATCCCGGTCAAGACCGAGTCCAGGGAGTTCTTCGATGCACGCTTTCAGAAGGGGCATCAGGGAGTCGCCGCGCTCGTCGGCAGGAAAGAGACTATCGCGGTCGAAGAGCTGCTCGAAATCCCCGCGCAGAAAGGTGAGCAGCCGTTTTTTATTATTCTCGACGGCATCGAGGACCCCCGCAACTTCGGCGCCATACTGCGCGTCGCCGATGCCGCCGGCGCGCACGGCGTGGTGTTCCAGAGCCGCAGGTCCGCAGGGATTACGCCCGTGGTCTCCAAGGCATCGGCAGGCGCCCTTGAGCACATCCCGCTCGTCGAAGCGGTCAATATCAAGCATGCCATGGAAAAGATGAAGCGCGCCGACATCACCCTCATCGGCGCCGAGGCCGATGCGCCCGTTACCCTCTGGGAAGTGGATCTGACCGTTCCCCTGGCATTGGTGGTAGGGTCCGAAGGTGAGGGAGTGCGCCGCACCGTGCGGGACCTCTGCGATCTGGTCGTAAAGCTGCCCATGCGCGGGGTCGTCAATTCCCTCAATGTCTCGGTAGCCGCCGGCATCCTCTCCTACGAAGTGCTGCGTCAGAGAGCACGGGCCTGA
- a CDS encoding AbrB/MazE/SpoVT family DNA-binding domain-containing protein — protein MIVAKVTSKGQITIPKRVREKLGVHPGEDVGFEEKDGVVVIKKAVTKSPFDKWVGKLRHRKGQKTDDLVKGLRGE, from the coding sequence ATGATCGTTGCCAAGGTGACATCCAAGGGGCAGATAACCATACCGAAAAGGGTTCGGGAGAAGCTGGGAGTGCACCCCGGAGAGGACGTCGGATTTGAAGAAAAAGACGGGGTGGTGGTTATAAAAAAGGCCGTAACAAAGTCTCCCTTCGATAAATGGGTAGGGAAGCTCCGTCACCGGAAAGGGCAGAAGACCGATGACCTTGTGAAGGGTTTGAGGGGTGAATGA
- a CDS encoding type II toxin-antitoxin system VapC family toxin has product MISAVDTNVLLDILIPDEQHAVPSKRVLETYLEKGRLVISEVVYAELAAQFLSEKELRHFLSDTGINLVCSTEKSLFMAGVRWVEYSRSRGRSIHCSRCGKQVRPSCQHCGAPISMRQRVLSDFIIGAHALAHADILLSRDRGIYKAHFQDLKVIGADTTL; this is encoded by the coding sequence ATGATCTCGGCAGTTGATACCAACGTCCTGCTCGATATCCTGATTCCTGACGAGCAGCACGCGGTACCGTCGAAAAGGGTGCTCGAGACATACCTGGAAAAAGGGCGCCTCGTGATCTCGGAAGTGGTATACGCGGAACTCGCCGCGCAGTTTTTATCAGAAAAAGAGCTTAGACATTTCCTGTCGGATACCGGCATTAACCTTGTTTGCTCAACCGAAAAGTCACTTTTCATGGCAGGCGTACGCTGGGTGGAATACTCCAGAAGCAGGGGACGATCCATACATTGTTCCCGATGCGGGAAACAGGTCAGGCCCTCATGCCAGCACTGCGGCGCTCCGATTTCGATGCGCCAAAGAGTACTCAGCGATTTCATTATCGGCGCCCACGCGCTTGCGCATGCGGACATACTGCTCTCAAGGGACAGAGGAATATACAAAGCCCATTTTCAGGACTTAAAAGTCATAGGTGCAGACACGACCCTCTGA